Proteins found in one Arthrobacter sp. U41 genomic segment:
- a CDS encoding ABC transporter permease — protein MSENNEPHRPAEPEPGSPAPKEDTALVTSLDTAGGAMRPSAVPVSAQSGSLPGGEDSASVLRKIFTGNGIVTILAVVLALILGGLLIASTDKAVAATSSYLFARPTDFLAAVWSAATSSYVALFQGSVFNPRGSGIGGQFAPLMETLTIATPLITAGLGVALAFRAGLFNIGAQGQIIMAGILAAWVGFALDLPAGLHLLLVLLAGVIGGAVWGGLVGVLKARTGAHEVIVTIMFNYIALYLVRYLLDSPAFQRPGEATPISPILDPTAVYPQIFGSQYRLHLGFLLAIAATIFVSWLLNRSTVGFEFRAVGANPKAALTAGINVPRATILVMAIAGALAGLSGVAQVAGTEKVLTDGVAATYGFDAITVALLGRSTPWGTFAAGVLFGAFRAGAVQMQIQTGTPIDIVLVVQSLIVLFIAAPPLVRLIFGLNPRKKKAATARKSQKAATTGGAA, from the coding sequence ATGAGTGAGAACAACGAGCCGCACCGCCCGGCTGAACCGGAACCGGGCTCCCCGGCGCCGAAGGAGGACACCGCCCTGGTGACCTCGCTGGACACCGCCGGCGGGGCGATGCGGCCATCGGCGGTGCCCGTCTCGGCCCAGAGCGGGTCCCTCCCCGGCGGCGAGGACTCGGCCTCGGTGCTGCGCAAGATCTTCACTGGCAACGGCATCGTCACCATCCTCGCCGTCGTCCTCGCCCTGATCCTGGGCGGGCTGCTCATTGCCAGCACAGACAAGGCGGTCGCCGCCACCTCCAGCTACCTGTTTGCCCGCCCGACTGACTTCCTTGCCGCCGTCTGGTCGGCCGCGACCAGCTCCTACGTCGCGCTCTTCCAGGGCTCGGTCTTCAACCCGCGGGGGAGCGGAATAGGCGGACAATTCGCCCCGCTGATGGAGACCCTGACCATCGCCACCCCGCTGATCACCGCAGGCCTCGGCGTGGCCCTGGCGTTCCGAGCCGGCCTGTTCAACATCGGCGCCCAGGGCCAGATCATCATGGCCGGCATCCTGGCCGCCTGGGTGGGCTTCGCGCTGGACCTGCCGGCGGGGCTCCACCTGCTGCTGGTCCTGCTCGCGGGAGTCATCGGCGGCGCCGTCTGGGGCGGCCTCGTGGGCGTGCTCAAGGCCAGAACCGGAGCCCATGAGGTCATCGTGACCATCATGTTCAACTACATCGCCCTGTACCTCGTCCGGTACCTGCTCGATTCGCCGGCGTTCCAGCGGCCGGGGGAGGCAACCCCGATCTCCCCGATCCTGGACCCCACGGCCGTGTACCCGCAGATCTTCGGCAGCCAGTACCGGCTGCATCTTGGCTTCCTGCTGGCCATCGCGGCGACAATATTCGTCTCCTGGCTGCTGAACCGCTCGACCGTCGGCTTCGAGTTCCGCGCGGTGGGGGCCAATCCCAAGGCAGCCCTGACCGCCGGCATCAACGTTCCCCGCGCCACGATCCTGGTGATGGCCATCGCCGGGGCCCTGGCCGGACTGTCCGGCGTCGCGCAGGTGGCGGGCACCGAAAAGGTCCTCACCGACGGCGTCGCCGCAACCTACGGTTTTGACGCCATCACCGTCGCGCTGCTGGGGCGTTCGACGCCGTGGGGCACCTTTGCCGCCGGAGTGCTGTTCGGCGCCTTCCGCGCCGGCGCGGTCCAGATGCAGATCCAGACCGGAACCCCGATCGACATCGTGCTGGTGGTCCAGTCGCTCATTGTGCTGTTCATCGCGGCGCCGCCGCTGGTCCGGCTGATTTTCGGACTCAACCCGCGCAAAAAGAAGGCCGCCACCGCCCGCAAGTCCCAGAAGGCAGCCACCACCGGAGGTGCAGCATGA